One window of the Shimwellia blattae DSM 4481 = NBRC 105725 genome contains the following:
- a CDS encoding prepilin-type N-terminal cleavage/methylation domain-containing protein — MTDNQQGHSLMELLIVMLIIVLTATGGYSWYQWQGHQQLRHSASALRDFLQYQRDRANGFNQEIVLRMGRGPGGDCVVAGTAGHIPACDTAGIHGYRPQSAGVKLLALSPGVAFFGLRNTAWPGHVVLAGRAGQARVVISAFGRIRLCYPPPGGRC, encoded by the coding sequence ATGACAGATAACCAGCAAGGCCACAGCCTGATGGAGCTATTGATCGTGATGCTGATAATTGTGCTGACCGCCACCGGGGGGTACAGCTGGTATCAATGGCAGGGGCACCAGCAACTCCGGCACAGCGCCAGCGCGCTACGGGACTTTTTACAATACCAGCGCGACCGGGCTAACGGCTTTAACCAGGAGATTGTCCTGCGTATGGGCCGTGGCCCCGGCGGTGACTGCGTGGTGGCGGGAACCGCCGGGCACATACCTGCGTGCGACACCGCCGGTATTCACGGTTACCGGCCACAGTCTGCGGGGGTGAAACTGCTCGCGCTGAGCCCCGGGGTGGCCTTTTTTGGCCTGCGCAATACGGCCTGGCCGGGGCATGTGGTGCTGGCGGGCCGTGCGGGCCAGGCCCGGGTGGTGATTTCCGCCTTTGGGCGCATCCGTCTGTGCTACCCGCCACCGGGCGGGCGCTGCTGA
- a CDS encoding prepilin peptidase-dependent protein produces the protein MLPATGRALLMRDSGFTLPELLLAVGIGSLIMLGAMRFLPALQHGVLVSTQHHQARALLWQLARSIGKSVRRAGYCNGECPGPGLSVSPAGDCLIVQWDMNSNGRWETAPDTRAEQLAYRLSGDSLETRRGAADCRGRGWQKMNDPAALRITRFRAWPQANSPLVAIALSGVPVTTPAAEAVHILYYALRHNPESRPGTPPQAAEQGGPR, from the coding sequence GTGCTACCCGCCACCGGGCGGGCGCTGCTGATGCGGGATAGCGGCTTTACCCTGCCGGAACTGCTGCTGGCGGTGGGTATCGGCAGCCTGATTATGCTGGGGGCCATGCGCTTTCTTCCTGCGCTACAGCACGGTGTGCTGGTCTCAACCCAGCACCACCAGGCCCGGGCGCTACTGTGGCAACTGGCGCGCAGTATCGGCAAAAGCGTGCGCCGGGCCGGTTACTGCAATGGCGAATGCCCGGGCCCGGGGCTGAGCGTCTCCCCGGCGGGGGATTGCCTGATAGTGCAGTGGGATATGAACAGCAACGGGCGCTGGGAAACCGCACCGGATACCCGGGCGGAGCAGCTGGCCTACCGGCTTTCGGGAGACAGCCTGGAGACCCGGCGCGGTGCGGCTGACTGCCGCGGGCGGGGGTGGCAAAAAATGAACGACCCGGCAGCGCTGCGCATTACCCGCTTCCGGGCCTGGCCGCAGGCAAACAGCCCGCTGGTGGCGATAGCCCTTTCCGGTGTACCGGTGACTACACCGGCGGCAGAGGCGGTACATATCCTGTATTACGCGCTGCGCCATAACCCGGAGAGCCGCCCCGGCACGCCGCCGCAAGCGGCAGAACAGGGCGGCCCCCGGTGA
- a CDS encoding YgdB family protein, giving the protein MTPPRQQGGILLMVPLLVLAAGSIMLQGGGQVLGNQATRLHSERQMLIWQQQAHNALAWGQQVSWVPGERWQCRELPGEPGQACLLQVAPGDVLLAGRGAAVGEGAQMVFWQRGRVIRGQVVFLPRGWSDFCPLGAERCRLP; this is encoded by the coding sequence GTGACCCCCCCGCGCCAGCAGGGGGGCATATTGCTGATGGTGCCGCTGCTGGTGCTGGCGGCGGGCAGCATAATGCTCCAGGGCGGGGGCCAGGTGCTGGGGAATCAGGCCACCCGCCTGCATAGCGAGCGCCAGATGCTTATCTGGCAGCAGCAGGCTCATAACGCCCTGGCCTGGGGGCAGCAGGTGAGCTGGGTGCCGGGGGAGAGATGGCAGTGCCGGGAGCTGCCCGGCGAGCCCGGGCAGGCCTGCCTGTTACAGGTGGCCCCCGGAGATGTTCTGCTGGCCGGGCGGGGGGCCGCCGTGGGGGAGGGGGCGCAAATGGTGTTCTGGCAGCGCGGGCGCGTTATCCGCGGCCAGGTGGTGTTTCTGCCCCGGGGCTGGAGCGACTTCTGCCCGCTGGGGGCAGAGCGGTGCCGGTTACCATGA
- a CDS encoding prepilin-type N-terminal cleavage/methylation domain-containing protein, which translates to MSRQAQRGSSLPEALVAMLLLLLVVTALAGYQRGVYRGLAHWEEGYRLWLMLEGQRAWPPAPLPEGWQRQEQRTPRGACVHRQITLRSPQGRQARVSALHCR; encoded by the coding sequence ATGAGCCGCCAGGCCCAGCGCGGCAGCAGCCTGCCCGAGGCGCTGGTCGCCATGCTCCTGTTGCTGCTGGTGGTTACCGCACTGGCCGGTTACCAGCGGGGAGTCTACCGGGGGCTGGCGCACTGGGAGGAGGGCTACCGGCTGTGGCTGATGCTGGAAGGGCAGCGGGCCTGGCCGCCTGCGCCGCTGCCGGAAGGCTGGCAGCGCCAGGAGCAGCGCACGCCCCGGGGGGCGTGTGTACACCGGCAGATCACCCTGCGCTCACCCCAGGGCAGACAAGCCCGGGTGTCCGCATTACACTGTCGCTAA
- the recC gene encoding exodeoxyribonuclease V subunit gamma, which yields MLRVYHSNRLDVLEEIMEFIVERQPLADPFAAEVVLVQSTGMAQWLQMTLAQRFGIAANIDFPLPASFIWDMFVRVLPGIPKESAFNKAGMGWKLMTLLPEKLAQPEFELLRHYLEQDDDGRKLFQLASRIADLYDQYLVYRPEWLTQWENDQLVDGLDEAQRWQAPLWRALVEYTAALGQPEWHRANLYQRFISALESGGAPPPGLPQRVFICGVSALPPVYLRALQALGNYVDVHLLFTNPCRYYWGDIRDPAFLARLLSRQRRKHNQDQTLPLFKDSDQASALFDDNGIQDVGNPLLASWGKLGRDYSFLLSELEQSQEVDVFVDIPRDNMLHGLQADILDLQDSMRPGLTEAEFLHSTGKYRLDPGDRSVTFHACHSPQREVEILHDRLLAMMDEDATLTPRDIIVMVADIDSYSPFIQAVFGSATGNRWLPFALSDRRASQAHPALQAFLSLLTLPESRFTAEQVLALLEVPALASRFAIDEEGLRNLRQWVSESGIRWGMDDDNVREFELPATGQHTWRFGLTRMLLGYAMESRSGEWQEILPYDESSGLIAGLVGQLADLLMQLNTWRKRLTEPRPLDAWQPLCREMLEAFFQPDAEAESALALAEQQWQALIRQGMEAGYRQPVPLTLLRDELSRLLDKERISQRFLAGPVNFCTLMPMRSIPFRVVCLLGMNDGVYPRTLSPLGFDLMNSKPVRGDRSRRDDDRYLFLEAIISAQERLYVSYIGRSVQDNSERFPSVLVQELLDYLAQSYYLPGDEQENCDTSASRVQQHLVELHTRTPFDARNFRAEDHQQSYAREWLAAACEQGESQPGFIQPLPPLEQDELSLEQLQRFWAHPIRAFFQMRLGVSFRLEETELPEDEPFSLDSLERYQINQALLNTLIDGEDPQPLFRRYRAAGALPYGVWGELGWDDQLLEMEQLAASVQQEKSATHSMEVDLEVSGIRLTGWLQQVQRDGLLRWRPSVLNVAHGMQLWLEHLVYCACGGQGTSRLLGRKESRWCFPALPAEEAQAFLAQWVDGYREGMCQPLVLLPASGGAWVEACYDAQSDTILWDDDTQRKARSRLLQRWEGNQMVEGEGADIWRQRLWRTLEPDYYEAIIHNAQRYLVPLFRYNSMQE from the coding sequence ATGCTGCGTGTTTACCACTCCAACCGGCTGGATGTGCTGGAAGAGATCATGGAGTTTATCGTTGAGCGCCAGCCCCTTGCGGATCCGTTCGCAGCAGAGGTGGTACTGGTACAAAGCACCGGGATGGCCCAGTGGCTGCAAATGACCCTGGCTCAGCGCTTTGGTATCGCAGCAAATATCGACTTCCCCCTTCCGGCCAGCTTTATCTGGGATATGTTTGTCCGGGTGCTGCCCGGGATCCCCAAAGAGAGCGCATTTAACAAAGCCGGAATGGGCTGGAAACTGATGACGCTACTGCCAGAGAAGCTGGCACAGCCGGAGTTTGAACTGCTGCGTCACTATCTGGAGCAGGACGACGACGGCCGTAAGCTGTTCCAGCTGGCCTCACGCATTGCTGACCTGTATGACCAGTACCTGGTCTACCGCCCGGAATGGCTGACACAGTGGGAAAACGACCAACTGGTTGACGGCCTGGACGAAGCCCAGCGCTGGCAGGCCCCCCTGTGGCGTGCCCTGGTGGAGTACACCGCCGCGCTGGGCCAGCCGGAATGGCACCGTGCCAATCTGTACCAGCGGTTTATCAGCGCGCTGGAGTCCGGCGGTGCACCGCCGCCCGGGCTGCCGCAGCGGGTCTTTATTTGCGGTGTGTCGGCACTGCCGCCGGTTTACCTGCGGGCGCTCCAGGCGCTGGGCAACTATGTTGATGTGCACCTGCTGTTTACCAACCCCTGCCGCTACTACTGGGGGGATATTCGCGACCCGGCGTTTCTTGCCCGTTTGCTGAGCCGCCAGCGCCGCAAGCATAACCAGGACCAGACACTACCGCTGTTTAAAGACAGTGACCAGGCTTCTGCCCTGTTTGATGATAACGGCATCCAGGATGTGGGGAACCCGCTGCTGGCCTCCTGGGGGAAGCTGGGCCGCGACTACTCTTTTTTACTCTCTGAGCTGGAGCAGTCCCAGGAGGTTGATGTCTTCGTTGATATCCCGCGGGACAATATGCTGCACGGGCTACAGGCGGACATTCTCGACCTGCAGGATAGCATGCGCCCGGGCCTGACCGAGGCGGAATTTCTGCACAGCACGGGCAAATACCGGCTTGATCCCGGGGATCGCTCCGTCACGTTCCACGCCTGCCACAGCCCCCAGCGGGAGGTGGAGATCCTGCACGATCGCCTGCTGGCCATGATGGATGAAGACGCCACCCTGACCCCGAGAGACATTATCGTTATGGTGGCGGACATTGACAGCTACAGCCCGTTTATTCAGGCGGTGTTTGGCAGCGCAACGGGGAACCGCTGGCTGCCGTTTGCGCTCTCGGATCGCCGCGCCAGCCAGGCACACCCGGCGCTACAGGCGTTTCTGTCGTTACTGACCCTGCCCGAAAGCCGCTTCACCGCAGAGCAGGTGCTGGCCCTGCTGGAAGTGCCGGCGCTGGCCAGCCGCTTTGCCATTGATGAAGAAGGGCTGCGTAATCTGCGCCAGTGGGTCAGCGAATCCGGCATCCGCTGGGGTATGGATGACGACAACGTCCGGGAGTTTGAACTGCCGGCCACCGGGCAGCACACCTGGCGCTTTGGCTTAACCCGCATGCTGCTGGGCTATGCAATGGAGAGCCGCAGCGGCGAGTGGCAGGAGATCCTGCCTTATGACGAGTCCAGCGGTCTGATTGCGGGCCTGGTGGGGCAACTGGCGGATCTACTGATGCAGCTTAACACCTGGCGCAAACGGCTGACGGAACCACGCCCGCTGGATGCATGGCAGCCCCTGTGCCGGGAAATGCTGGAGGCGTTTTTCCAGCCAGATGCGGAAGCAGAAAGCGCACTGGCGCTGGCAGAGCAACAGTGGCAGGCGCTGATCCGCCAGGGCATGGAGGCCGGTTACCGGCAGCCGGTTCCGCTGACCCTGCTGCGGGATGAGCTCTCCCGCCTGCTGGACAAAGAACGGATCAGCCAGCGCTTCCTGGCAGGCCCGGTGAACTTCTGCACCCTGATGCCGATGCGCTCCATCCCGTTCAGGGTGGTATGCCTGCTGGGAATGAATGACGGTGTCTACCCGCGCACCCTCTCGCCACTGGGGTTTGATTTAATGAACAGCAAACCGGTGCGCGGGGATCGCAGCCGCCGGGATGACGACCGCTACCTGTTTCTGGAGGCGATAATCTCCGCCCAGGAGCGGCTGTACGTCAGCTATATTGGCCGCTCAGTGCAGGACAACAGTGAGCGCTTCCCCTCGGTGCTGGTGCAGGAGCTGCTGGATTATCTGGCCCAGAGCTATTACCTGCCCGGCGACGAGCAGGAAAACTGCGACACCAGCGCCAGCCGGGTGCAGCAGCATCTGGTTGAGCTGCATACCCGCACCCCGTTTGATGCGCGCAACTTCCGGGCCGAAGATCACCAGCAAAGCTACGCCCGGGAATGGCTGGCCGCGGCCTGTGAACAGGGCGAATCCCAGCCCGGGTTTATTCAGCCCCTGCCACCCCTGGAGCAGGATGAGCTGAGCCTTGAACAGTTACAGCGCTTCTGGGCCCACCCGATCCGCGCCTTTTTCCAGATGCGCCTGGGGGTGAGCTTCCGCCTGGAAGAGACCGAACTGCCGGAAGATGAGCCGTTCTCCCTCGACAGCCTTGAGCGCTACCAGATAAACCAGGCACTGCTCAATACGCTGATCGACGGGGAAGATCCCCAGCCGCTTTTTCGCCGCTACCGGGCTGCCGGGGCATTACCCTACGGGGTATGGGGGGAGCTGGGCTGGGATGACCAGCTACTGGAAATGGAGCAACTGGCAGCCAGCGTACAGCAGGAGAAAAGCGCCACCCACAGTATGGAGGTGGATCTGGAGGTGTCCGGGATCCGGCTTACCGGCTGGTTGCAGCAGGTACAGCGTGACGGGCTTCTCAGATGGCGACCGTCGGTGCTGAATGTGGCCCACGGTATGCAACTTTGGCTGGAGCACCTTGTCTATTGTGCGTGCGGAGGCCAGGGAACGAGCCGCCTGCTGGGTCGCAAAGAGAGCCGCTGGTGCTTTCCGGCGTTACCGGCAGAAGAGGCGCAGGCATTCCTGGCCCAGTGGGTTGATGGCTACCGGGAAGGCATGTGCCAGCCGCTGGTGCTGTTACCCGCCAGCGGCGGTGCCTGGGTTGAAGCCTGCTACGACGCGCAAAGCGACACCATCTTATGGGACGATGACACCCAGCGTAAGGCGCGTAGCCGGTTATTACAGCGCTGGGAGGGCAACCAGATGGTTGAAGGGGAAGGGGCCGATATCTGGCGCCAGCGCCTGTGGCGCACCCTGGAGCCAGACTATTACGAGGCGATTATCCATAATGCGCAGCGTTATCTGGTGCCCCTGTTTCGCTATAACAGTATGCAGGAATAA
- the ptrA gene encoding pitrilysin: MPTCSTWLKSIFLLAALWAPLIQAKTSWTPLQETIHKSDQDPRQYQAIRLDNGMVVLLVSDPQAVKSLSALVVAVGSLEDPDTHLGLAHYLEHMTLMGSRHYPQPDSLSEFLKMHGGSHNASTAPYRTAFYLEVENSALAPAVDRLADAIATPVLSPDYAERERNAVNAELTLARSRDGMRMAQVSAETLNPAHPASRFSGGNLETLRDKPGSKLHDALVAFHDKYYSAGLMKAVIYSNKPLAELAAIAARTYGRIPDKKIRRPVIDTPVVTEAQKGILIHYVPALPRKMVRIEFRIANNSAQFRSKTDELINYMIGNRSKDTLSDWLQTQGLADSVRADSDPVVTGNSGVMAISVSLTDKGLARRDEVVAAVFSYLNMLREKGIDKQYFDELAHVLDLDFRYPSITRDMDYVEWLADTMLRVPVAHTLDVVNIADRYDSKAIGERLAMMTPQNARIWYISPDEPHNKTAYFVNAPYATQKIPAATLEKWRQAAGQIQLQLPALNPYIPDDFTLTTPGKTYTHPELLVKEPGLRVLYMSGGRFADEPKADVTVVLRNPGAMNSAKNQVMFALNDYLAGLALDELSNQAAVGGISFSSNANSGLMINANGYTQHLPALLSALLQGYFSYTPTDAQLEQAKSWYLQMLDSAEKGKAYDQAIMPVQMLSQVPYYSRPERRALLPSITVADLLAYREKLKTGAKPEWLIVGNMGEQQARTMAADINAQLGTRGTEWCRNKDILVDKPRKVIFTRTGSSTDSALAAVFVPTGYDENTSNAYTALLGQIIQPWFYTRLRTEEQLGYAVFSFPMVIGRQWGLGFLLQSSDKQPAYLWARYQAFFPTVEQRLREMDEKTFARIRQAVIDQMQQPPQTLAQEAIRYSKDFDRANLRFDSRDKVIARLKQLTPAGVADFFHQAVIAQQGMAVLSQVSGSHNGKQEFAQPPGWEQAGDVGKLQQSMSLVRENQ; the protein is encoded by the coding sequence ATGCCAACATGCAGCACCTGGTTGAAGTCGATTTTTCTGTTAGCCGCCCTCTGGGCGCCATTAATTCAGGCAAAAACCTCCTGGACCCCCCTTCAGGAAACCATTCATAAAAGTGATCAGGATCCCCGCCAGTATCAGGCCATCCGGCTGGATAACGGCATGGTTGTGCTGCTGGTCAGCGATCCCCAGGCGGTAAAATCCCTCTCGGCGCTGGTGGTGGCGGTGGGGTCACTGGAAGATCCGGACACGCACCTCGGGCTGGCCCATTACCTGGAGCACATGACCCTGATGGGCTCCCGCCACTACCCGCAGCCAGACAGCCTGTCTGAGTTTCTGAAAATGCACGGTGGCAGCCACAACGCCAGCACCGCCCCGTACCGGACTGCGTTCTACCTTGAGGTGGAAAACAGTGCCCTGGCGCCCGCCGTAGACCGCCTGGCGGATGCGATAGCCACCCCGGTGTTGTCCCCGGACTACGCAGAGCGCGAGCGTAACGCCGTGAACGCGGAGCTGACCCTGGCCCGCTCCCGGGACGGGATGCGCATGGCCCAGGTGAGTGCGGAAACGCTCAACCCGGCGCACCCCGCCTCGCGCTTTTCCGGGGGGAACCTGGAAACCCTGCGCGACAAACCGGGCAGCAAACTGCACGATGCGCTGGTGGCATTTCACGATAAATACTACTCCGCCGGGCTGATGAAGGCGGTCATCTACAGTAATAAACCCCTGGCTGAGTTAGCCGCTATTGCAGCCCGCACATACGGGCGCATTCCGGATAAAAAAATCCGCCGCCCGGTAATCGACACCCCGGTGGTGACGGAGGCCCAGAAAGGCATCCTCATCCACTATGTGCCTGCGCTGCCGCGCAAAATGGTGCGTATTGAGTTCCGCATTGCCAATAACAGCGCCCAGTTTCGCAGCAAAACGGACGAGCTTATCAATTACATGATTGGCAACCGCAGCAAGGACACCCTGTCGGACTGGCTGCAAACCCAGGGGCTGGCCGACAGCGTGCGTGCGGATTCTGACCCGGTCGTTACCGGAAATAGCGGCGTTATGGCTATCTCCGTCTCCCTGACTGACAAGGGGCTGGCCCGGCGTGATGAGGTGGTCGCGGCTGTGTTCAGCTACCTGAATATGCTGCGTGAGAAGGGCATTGATAAGCAGTATTTTGACGAGCTGGCACACGTGCTGGATCTGGATTTTCGCTACCCGTCCATTACCCGCGATATGGACTACGTAGAGTGGCTGGCTGATACCATGCTCCGCGTACCGGTGGCCCACACCCTGGACGTGGTCAATATTGCCGACCGCTACGACAGCAAAGCCATTGGCGAGCGCCTGGCGATGATGACCCCGCAAAATGCGCGTATCTGGTACATCAGCCCGGACGAGCCCCACAACAAAACCGCCTATTTTGTGAATGCCCCCTACGCCACACAAAAGATCCCGGCCGCCACCCTGGAAAAATGGCGCCAGGCCGCAGGCCAGATACAGTTACAGTTACCGGCGCTGAACCCCTATATTCCTGATGATTTCACCCTCACCACCCCGGGCAAAACCTACACCCACCCGGAGTTGCTGGTCAAAGAGCCGGGGCTGCGGGTACTGTATATGTCCGGTGGCCGCTTTGCGGATGAGCCCAAAGCCGATGTCACCGTGGTGCTGCGTAACCCCGGCGCGATGAACAGCGCGAAAAACCAGGTGATGTTCGCCCTGAATGACTATCTGGCCGGGCTGGCGTTGGATGAGCTTAGCAACCAGGCTGCCGTCGGGGGGATTTCGTTCTCGTCGAATGCCAATAGCGGGCTGATGATCAACGCCAACGGCTACACCCAGCACCTGCCGGCGTTGTTATCTGCCCTGCTGCAGGGTTACTTCTCCTACACGCCGACGGACGCCCAGCTGGAGCAGGCAAAATCCTGGTATCTGCAGATGCTCGACTCCGCGGAAAAGGGCAAAGCCTATGATCAGGCGATTATGCCGGTCCAGATGCTCTCTCAGGTGCCGTACTATTCCCGCCCCGAGCGGCGGGCGCTGCTGCCTTCGATAACCGTGGCGGATCTGCTGGCCTACCGGGAAAAACTGAAAACCGGCGCCAAACCGGAGTGGCTTATCGTGGGGAATATGGGCGAGCAGCAGGCCCGGACGATGGCGGCAGACATTAATGCGCAGCTGGGCACCCGGGGCACCGAATGGTGCCGCAATAAAGATATTCTGGTAGATAAACCGCGCAAGGTTATCTTTACCCGCACCGGCAGCAGTACCGACTCGGCCCTGGCGGCGGTCTTTGTTCCCACCGGGTATGACGAAAATACCAGCAACGCCTACACTGCGCTGCTGGGGCAGATTATTCAGCCGTGGTTTTACACCCGCTTACGTACCGAAGAGCAGCTGGGGTATGCGGTCTTCTCCTTCCCGATGGTGATAGGCCGCCAGTGGGGGCTGGGATTCCTGCTACAGAGCAGCGATAAGCAGCCTGCCTATTTATGGGCGCGCTATCAGGCGTTTTTCCCGACGGTGGAGCAGCGCCTGAGGGAGATGGATGAAAAAACCTTTGCCCGGATCCGCCAGGCGGTCATTGACCAGATGCAGCAGCCGCCGCAAACCCTGGCGCAGGAGGCCATCCGCTACAGTAAGGATTTTGACCGGGCTAACCTCCGCTTTGATTCCCGTGATAAAGTCATCGCCCGGCTAAAACAGCTCACACCGGCGGGCGTTGCTGACTTTTTCCACCAGGCGGTTATCGCGCAGCAGGGGATGGCAGTGCTTTCGCAGGTTTCCGGCAGCCATAACGGTAAGCAGGAATTTGCCCAGCCCCCGGGCTGGGAGCAAGCCGGTGATGTTGGCAAACTTCAGCAATCCATGTCCCTGGTAAGAGAGAACCAATGA